TACACGCTTTAAACGACTTTCTCTTTTTTAGGGTGTCGATATCATGGTATTTCCAGAGGACGGTATTTATGGTTACGTCATCAAGGAGCGGCATGTGATAAGATGGTATCTCGAGCCGGTTCCAGACCCTAAGCTAGTCGACTGGATTCCTTGTGATGAACCAATGAGATTCCCACAGGACGAAGTCCAAGTCTACCTTAGCTGTCGTGCCAAACGCAACAACATGTATGTAGTTGCAAATATGGGAGATATTAAAAAATGCCATGCTAGAGTGGATCCGAATTGCAAACCAGATGGATTCTACCAGTTTAATTCGAACGTGGCGTACGATCGTCACAGAAAGTTTATAGCGAAGTATCACaaacaaaatcgtttttttgAACCCCAATTTAATGCACCGAAAAAAAAGGATACATGTAATTTGACACTGAATTTGGAATATTTAGAATAATGATATGATATCCCGGGCGTGTCAGGAACCATGTTGTTACGGACATTGGGTTTCCCACAGCCTGGTCAATTACATTGCCGTATTGCTCTGCTATAGGTTACACGATGTCATTTTCTGTTGGACATCAACTTTCGGGTGGTAACATTCGATATCCTCACAACAACAACGATTTCATGGCAGCGGAATATTCACTCCGGCAGGTGCTCTTTAATATGTCCACGATCCGTATACACCCTTCGGTGGACATCTCTTGATTTCTGATGTTCCAATTAATAATTGAAAGGTTGATATGATTCCCTGCGATGTCGGTCCTGTAAAATTTGGACGTACGGAGAAGAAATTAATGAGTTTAAATCAACAATTTCAAAGGATTGGTATGACTTTGTGCTTGTCAAGTGGACATCAGGAGCTGAAACAATCTGCCATAAAGGTTTTTGTTGCACAGTTCATTACGAGAAGGAGAGTACCTACGACCTCTTTGCATTTGGTGTCTTTCATGGCTTGCATAAGGCTTACGGACATATGTATGAACAGTTATGCATTCTCACTAAATGTGGAACATATGCTTTTTAATCTTGTGGGCATTTTTCACTGCATTCATTAACTCGTTTCAAATCCTTTTGCATGACGGGAAATTTTACAACGCCGTTTATTCACCCACATATTATCGTTGCCGACAAGAAGCTTAAGCTTGGTCTACCAGCTATCGGAAGTTTCCACTGTGGTGTTGGAGGTCTGCAGGGCCAAGCTGTGGATCGTCTATAATTAGTGCAACGCCATTACCACAAGGATTGCCAAACGCGTTGTTCTGCACGCctaatgtttcaaataaataaactggaTCTGAACATGTGTCCGTTGTTTCTTTCCTGAACATTCGATCGTTTTATATAATCATAAGAAAACTTGGTATCGACAtatcatctattttatttataaatgttatgtcAATGACGTTGTTGCCTCCACCCCCAGTATCAAACATCATTGCTTACATTATCTCACACATGACGATATGTTGTGCATAAACATAGCGTGTGTTGTATGTGCACATAAAACGTATCTACTTGATGAAATTTCAACGTAACAATATGTGCacattgaacggaaaaatgaaGATGCCCATTAGCCAATTCATAAGCAGTGAACAGTTGAGCAGTTTGATTTTGCAGGAAAGTGTAATTAAACATCGGCATAATAAGaattaaatttgcaaaatatacaaatattattaattaaaacattttcagaaaaGGGCAAGGAATATCTTCACGGGTCCCTTGCAATGTACAACGCAGCGCTTAGTGAGATTTGCATAGGAGGAATTCCATCGATAGAGCAATCAGATGATGAAAGCATTTTTCGTGAATTGGCTGAGCTTATCAAACATGGATTACCACCGGTACGTTCAGGCCTAGACCAAGAGTACAAGGAAGCCATGAATGCAATGCAAGCGGGTGATGCATCGCGAATAGACGATCACAACGAGCCTGTCTTTCGCGACGTTGCACAGTGGTTGAGAGATCGACGTTTAGATCAGCCAACAATTAGAACCTACAGGCATACGAAAGGTATGCGACTTGAAAAGAAATTGCACAgtcatttcaataatttttatttgtcttATGAAGATTAATAACGTCATCATTCGTTTTCACGAAAATAAATATTCGTATCACGTaataattataagtattttaaagtattatacattttcagGAAACCACATTAAAGTAATGCAGAAGTTGCGTCAGAAAGAGACCGAAAtcagaaaaacgaaacaaaagtATGCGGTATGTAAAATGCACACAGTTCTGTACACAAAGCAAATTTTGTTTGACTctcattaatgttttaactttaaatgtCTAAAAAGTGTTTGTAGTCAACAGTATACATACTCTTCGTCAGTTTGTCCGCAATCATTATTGATTCAAGTCGGTGCTAGAGGACAGTATTGGACTTACCATTCCCGTCTATGAACAAGCGATATATAACCTAGACTGCTGTGTTTATACTTAGCTTTAccttcatttattttcactttctAGAAGTTTGAACTTGGTAAATTCAACAAGTTGATGACTGAAAACCGGCGGTATGTACCGGATTATGATGCGCAAGAAAAGGTACGGCAAGCACTTCTGGCCGGGGCCTCATTTATACCAGACGCTGATCAAGACCTAGACAATTCAACCAGTGAATCTGAGGATGATTCAGAATCAGACTCCAATGACACTTCAAGGACTATCTCAACATCAGACGAAGGTGACGAGGTTGACATTCAATCGGAAATGACATTCTCACAACAAAGAACGGACAGTGGAATGGAAGAAGACATGTTCGTTGATGATAACATAAATGAAACACAGTCAGAGCAACTGGAAGAAAGTATGATTCATGATAACGAAAATGACCCGGAACGAAAAAAGCCCCGAAACGCGATTGGTGAGTCCGAGATCCTCAAATTAGACACACCTTGTTCGTCAACGTATGAAGAAACAAAGGTACTAGTGAGACAATTTGGTATTGATGAACACGTCCGAGGTACATTTCATACAGGTATAGATGAAAATGAGGATGACAATGTAGTGACAACGAGACATAACTCGCAATCAAAGCAAAGCAGATCGTCGCAAACGTCAGATACGTCTTCTGGGTGTTTTTCACTTAAGAGAAAGGGTTCTTCAACTGAGAGCCGTCGTCAATCCCGGATAACTGGTTCAAGTTGTGGGTCTCAAGCTAGTAGCTTCGATGATCCGGATGTTGATGAGAAGGAACATAATAGTTTATTGTTACATTCGCAAAGAAAAATGGCGTGTATTTCGGAAGGGCCGCAAGAAAGATTAGCTTTTCATGTTTGTGACGTGGAGGTGACAAACATAGGTAAAATATactttaggccacaacaaattgatcatttgttctacggattttgcccaaaaaagtaggagcgagcgagcgaaaaaaaaaatacattttttttaaatttcaggcAATTCAGagcgagcgcaaggcgaaaaattaaaaaaaaatataaaaagtttatttcttaccaaatatattatgcaatatgtcaagaaatgcttttaattgcaaacattgGTTcgtagtttaaatataaattaaaatgttttgattgtatcacatgaaaatctgtctcaatatataaaaaatggcaataagatccagtgctttactattaacttcaatttaagcatggatatattgtaaagacaacattcctcatagtaacgtgcaattattcgaagaccaatAACTTAATACTATCacaaaagaattttttttagacaagtaagagtaattcatcatttgagcatttccaaatatttggTCAGGTCTatatttgaacctcttgaagcaaaTGATAAGGttgtagtgactttgacattgagaattaaaaactgagaaatgcattttaaaacttaaaaaataactcacggaaacatgttcatttgttgtaagtcgagtgtccgtgtattttaatataagtttcgcactcaaaatctgattaagttattatttaacactaaattttgagtacaaaacaatgaattacttaaaacacacataaataattattgccttcgacgctgtgaaactgttgttgtttactgaagactataatccattgactatgacactgattttcaattaaaaatgtgtattttacatttacgaaaactgaaagtatcctgcaaggtgcaaattaataccggaaataaataacaacggtgcgtcctgcaaaatattcccgacaaaaaatactgtcaacaaatatcggctgttttgcggttacccggacctgattttctcctgacacgaggaaagtttgctcgcgggGAAtgaaagcatggaaataccttcaaaaaggGCGAAGtcgaaaatagaggaaattcagaagtaaaaaaaataataatatgcgcggccaaatagtatgtgcgggcgcaaaaaaaagttttataaattttttttcgtttttcgaattttaagtgcggcaaatccgacgaacaaataatcaatttgttgtggccttacgactattgtttttgtttttttttatatttcaaattatcatatttattttgaacatgCGTCAGTAAAATTTGCCCATCATTCTTGTcaatggaaaataataaaattaaacaagatcAACGAAATGCACTTCCCTCCAAAACAACTTTAAATCAGCTTACAATAATGCCTGATATCATTATTACCGGTATTATATTTTAGGAGATGGAGTTAACGAACCTCAGCCAAAGGTTTCTAAGACGGAAAATGGCAAAGATGTGGGAAACACAAAGCATGCGGAAGGGTGATTTCTCCGTTTCAACGTcagtggtcacgtgactttcgACGTGTAATTTGTAGAATTGAATACAACAATGGCTGTATAAATATGTAGAATGTGGATTGAATTCGGTTAAATCCTgccacatgtttttgttttgttttgtttttgttttgttttgttttttggggggggaATATAAGCAGTACTTATTGACTGTTTTACATCCGAGATCagtgaaattgtatttattaaggTATTACTAAATATGTTCTCTGCATTAATTCCTCAAATCATTATTTGACCCCAAagcaaaagtgcgttttcttgTACATGTTGTTGCATATAACCATCCTCAAAATATAAGCTTAATCATACGACAGTTTTCGGAAATTATTAGTCGTTGTACAAGACTAAAACTTAAGATCCATACGTAAgtgtattcattaaatgttatttttcatcTTTATCCATAACTGTCAaatttgaactgaaataaaaagcatGCCTGCGGGCACTGTAAcagaataaaaaatgttttgatttactGATGGTAAGtaaacttataaatataattaaattactttaaacCATGTCGATTAGCTCCTGGTATATTCATATCACAATTCGCCTTGTATCTGCATCATGAAAGCCTCAAAGATTTTCTGGAtgcttttgaataaatgaaacagaaGATGTGCCCGTGATTGTTGGTGTACGGTAGATATCAAttaatcaattcattttttgtGATGGAAATTCTAAATTATTATCTAAACAATGCACTAAGAAACAAAAGAAGTAGAGTCGTGTTTGCGGAAAATAGAACACCAAATAGTTAAAGAAGTGGAAGAACACACCAGAAACTCACAATACAACGCTTACGAAAAcacacaaaagaaacaaaacaaggaaacacaaataaacacttaaaatagaaaacaaaactcATCATATGACAACACAAAGGACagtacaaaaacacaaaacacaaaggaaacacacaaacaaacacttaatacagcaaataaaacttaacacaTAACAACGAATAGGACaccacaaaaaacaaaaaagaaaggaaacacacaaacacacacctAATACTGCAATTAAAACTCAACACATGACAACACGTAGGACACCACACAActcaaacaaaaacaaggaaACTCACAAACAAACACTTTGACAGCAAACGATACTCAAAACATGACAACACATAGGACAATTCACGAAAGGAAACACACAAACACTTTAACAGTATACAATACTAAACACATGCCAACACTTACGACACCTCTAATTAAAAAACAAGGATAGAACAGCATACAATTCTATACacagaaaacacaaaaaaaaacattacacaatacaaaataacCTAAAAGACAACATACAATGCaacatacaatacaacataaaacACAACACACAAGAAAGCAAACATCACACGTAAGACATCCAGTAGGCGACACACTAGCCAACATCCAAATGcagtaaaacatacaataaacatCAACACATAATACAACAAACAACATAACATCcaaatacataatacaaaccgatacaacaacacacaacaacatcaaaatataattaagcaCACAACACAACAtccaaatataatataacaaacaacaCATCATTCATATAACACAATACACAACACAAGATCCAAATATAATGCACATCTACAGTACAACACACACAGTTAAATGGGAATGCATAACATCATGCACACATAAATGTCGGGGTAGAAACGGCATATGCAATCCGTCACAAAGGTTTTAAGTCAGTGTTCTTGTTGttagttgtttatttcttaaaggggctagacatcGGATTGCCAAATAtttggcaaatacagtatttcctcaaacaAAACTAGATTTGTCAATTCAAGCTAATAGGAGGCCGACACTGCATCACttttatggtttaaataataaacattataatcatgttgctgtctcatgtGTGATTCATCTGGTGTCAAAGCCCTTTAATAGAACACTCGAACTCCACTTATATCaagtaaacatgtttatatgacGTCGTCTGCAAAAATATGTCAGAGGaggtatttatttcaaagatgaaaacaatacaaatataaccgAGTATTATAGGCTACAAATATGTGCAAAAATAATTTAGTGATTTTAAGATGGCTCCCATATAAGATGCTTTAATATTCCAACAAGGAGGAAGAAATGtcgaaacaatggttcttattcCAATCCGCAGCAATAATGATAGCGTGTTAAGGTCTTAATCAGTTAATGGCCTGTATTCGTCTACGAATATCATTCAAGGATATCCAACAGGTAATAATTATACCTCGGCACGGTCTGGGGTGTCAACGGCTGTGTATGTTccagcatttgttttatttatttacggCGCAGGAAAGCATACATGTGTCCATTGAAGGCCCCGAGCTGTTTATTACCATCTGGTACAACAACCACATACCCATGATTACGTAGGCTCTGTAGGCCCGGATGTACACATCATGTTCAGAAAATCATAATTTATAAGCCATTTATAAAGAGGTTTATATTTGCgagacattttattattataattttccTCATTGTTATTTTGCATTGGGGTTTAATTATCTCAACTTTATTGTGTACATTTAAACTACGTGTGAAACAAATGTTCCTTTGTCTTGTACTTATTGTTGCATTATTCTAGTCGTATTGTATACCATGAGTAAACGACTGTGCTAATGAAACATTCTGGCTATTTGTGTGTGGCCACTATACCATGAATGatatactgttgttgtttttttactttttgtgaaATGTTCTAGCTGTATTTAATGTCATTTGTACACAATTGtgcattttacaattttgaacattttttacaaagtgTGTTTGGCCACTTTCACATGCCTCatatcttttgtttttttattctctCATTATtccttgtttgcatttttacaTTGTATGCCATTCTTTTAGCGCTTGTTCATGCAACATGTAACTGTCAATTGACGCAGTTTGGCCATTGGCGTGCGGCCACCTTACCGTGcataatattatttgatttgtcTCTCCTTAAGTTTCTGTAATTATACTTTAGCCAACCTTCAGCAATACTACTTTTGATTCACTGTCATCACCATTTTGAGATCATTGGGGTGTATTCTCTTACATCATGCCTTCTGGCCATTGTGGTGTGGCCACCCTTACTTGCATCAATTTCGTTGACTCAACTTGTCTTGTACCTTTTGTACATCATTTTGTAAATCATCAACCTTTTTGCACATGCACGTCATTTCCTTGGTGGGCTTTTCCCGTCCAACTTTGTGATCTCTTTTTAATGCAAAAGTTGGTGGGGAtagtcaaaaactaaaacgtttaaaaagttcatgtttcattaagttttgaggaacgatcttttttgggagtgaaacatatatttttgttgacaTGTTTTGGGGAAGTAatgagttaaacaaattttaccaaaaaggtttttatcacattttagatcaaaaagcattcacgtTATTTCAGAAATGTCTGTCGGCATTACtactttgtttttatgtcaaatgcCACAGACTTTATATTCAAAAATGTCTTGATAGTTCTTGGTGATATCATTTCATATAAGTTagttattaagaaaaataatgaaaaatagtggatgaaatttatttccggtttacaaaaatgcatatatattttctttaaatagctGCATTCAACACAAATACGTTGTTTATTTGGCAGTTCCGATAAATTGgaatcataaatatattctttttgtattaagacatttccgggaaaacgtaaatgcatttttattggaaaactgataaaatattatttcgtaaaatttgctcaactccttaTTACAGCTTTTCATTCTTCAACTGATATATGAATCATTATTCAATATCGAACCACAAAACTAAATAGAAGTTGaagtttttaatcattttaaattttggtccttcaattGACTTTTGCATCAGTGCCGACTAAATAACCTACAAACTTTTATCTAATTTATAACTTATAAATCAATCCGTCTGCCATAACCTATAACTGCCAGACATTTTCAACCATTTCGGAGTTACTCTTCTTTTTCCCTCTTGTCACAGATTAACTGCGGAAACTTGGctgtgcaaaaaataaaatcatacttTATAAGCCATTTATAAAGTGGTTTATATTTGCGagacaatttattatttaattttcctCTTTGTATTTTCGCCTTGGAGGTTGTAGCTATTGCAACTAAATTTTGTTTAGTTTGACCACACATTGTCAAGTGTAACACAACATCTGTATAaaaattatcttattttgttcaaatttaaggGATAAATTCTATTTAAGTTCCAACTTCAgcttcctttttttcttttaatgcaaaatatttatgtcattattgtcCATTGGTATATCTCGGTGAAGTGTTGTAGAGAGTAATTGTCATGTCTTTAtttgtatgttatgtgtatCCATTGTTCGTCATTCcattttattactgaattttatttgttaactCTGTATGTCTGTAATAGGCTAtgagtatttaaataaaagtccATAGTTCAAAGTCAGAAATTAGCCTTTTTTGGATGCACAACAGCGAAACTGTTCAGAGGAGTTTGAATTTATCTTAACAACCGAGAACCACCCCTCCATTCTCCATATTTTCAGCTTGTTCGCTTACTTGTTGTATACCTTTTTATGGGGGGGGGGCTATTGCCATCCACCTTTGTGATCGCTTTTTGACCTTCAGACTTTTAAtctaatttaaaacttaacgCGTTAAATGTGAAAACATGGATTTTCGCTAAATGTAGATACTCATTTTTCAGAAATGCTATGTTTCAACTGAATGCTCAATTGATTGTGTAGCCCAAATCTGTTTAAACGCTATATTGGCCATCTGGATTAAGTGTAGTcactaattttttttaatccttAGATTTATCACGGATGTTCACTTCATGATGTCGCTCAGGTCCATATAAACACCTAATGTGCACCTGTATGTTGACTCAACTTAGTCACTCAGTTCTTTGAAAGCATTTGTTGATTTTACTTAGTGTCGTTTTCAGGTCAACCACTACCAATGCCTCAATCCTTTCCGTCAAACGTAACTGTTGCCAATTTAGGTCGGACTAtcaaatattattgatttacatCGTAAAGGTTGTCACTAATGCAATATTGATTATATAGtcgttattaaattaaatatcaattatgttattgtttgaacttgaaagtaaataattttatttatcaaaccgaaaaagtatgtatttttccCGAAGACGAGTTctctcatttttttcttgtcatattgttgtttttacgACGAATACTTGTGACTAAAGTATGTAACTTCAAAAGTTTCAGATactataaaatttcattaaaagcaTCCTTCTTACTTCATTTTAACCAACAGCAAAGTAAGTTCGAATTATGCTGCGGCAAAACAACGGCACATAAACAATGCTACCCCCTGAACATGTACATGAACTGCAATGCATTCGTAACTCAGATAAGAAGTACGGCAAACTAGCATTGTCCacacagtacaatgatgatttatatcaaataataattaccGATCACCGACGATAGTATTTTAAGTCTAGTTCAACTACGggcataatttgtatatatatttttattactaagCAGCTATATAAGCAAAAATCAGCATAAACAAATCTGAGTTAtctaaaataatagtttaataaagaaatgtacACGTAAATATAACTTAATACAGTATTGATCTGCCAAATGCAGAGTAACATCCGCAAAACACGAACTATCCATGACGTAAAGATTTCTTGCAAGTGTCGTTTGCaaatgttttcgttttttattaatatatattttattatctttataatatTTATCTATATTAATGTAAATTGAAATACTATCTATCTGAGCCACAGTTACATTGGTAATAATTCAGAATGTTTTAGTCACATTGCGTAGCACTTTTCTGTCTTGGACATGCATTTATCTGCCCTTTTGACGTAATTTCACTATTCTTGAGTAGAATTGTAAGGCAGAAATGTCCGTTTTTATGTGGTAGACTGGCGGAAATTAAATGTGCTGGAGAGTATCTCGTATTTCTCGTGCACCAGCCGGAAAAATTTCCTCGTGCAAAGGAAACTAATGGCGATGAAAAGGCCCTGTAGTGTGTTGAATATTATAAACAAGTACCACATAAACTGCAAGTttgcaacatttgcaacaaaGGCAAACACCCACGTGAGACCCATGACTAGAGAGAGCTTGATGTTGATCAGCAACGAGCACGTATTCTTCTTTCTCCTAGCAACGGCTCCTTGTTTCCTTGCTCTGGCAATATATACGGCGGTAAAGATGAAAGAAGTTATGTCAAAGACCTTGAAAAGAGCAAGAGgaccaagaaaaaaaatgattagaCTATTGCGCGAGCTAATCCAGCATATGTTTCGCCCATAGAATGGTTTTTGGCTTGTATCTATACTGTCAAGTTGCCCAAACTCTAAGAACAATGCCACACCAACAATTAACAACGGAGTAACCCAGCCATAGATACTGTAAAAGAGCAACCTTTTCCTCGCACTTCCGCTTGAGCTGTAAGCTGTAAACTTACTTGAGAAAGTTTTCCACAAATCGAATGCGATAACATTCATCCAGCAAAAGgctgccaaaaaaaaataatggtcgACGATAGCCAGTATTTTGCAGGCTAAAGGATGAGAAGACACTTCAGAAGaaatcaagaaaaacaattgcgCAAGCAAAAGAGATACCACCAAACACAGAAGGATCTTTCCTGGAGTATTCAGAAGCTGCGAAAAAGTGACATAAACGAAGACTGTCAAAAGGAgagaaataattgaaattacGAGTCCGATTTTTGACAAGTACTCTTCTGTCTCATCAAAGTTGAACTTAACATGGACCGAATCACACTGAACACAGGTATTGTTTACACTGTGGCAGACGAAAACATCTGAACCATTCTGGTGGAATTGAGAACTGTTGTAGGTTTCCTGTGTcgataaaataaacacattggaattgtttataaacatgtattcagCTGGATCTAGTTTCGCCCAGGTACAGTTATTACTGTAGGAATATTGTTGCATGTGGTCTACCTCGCGAGAATTTTGGTTTAAAGTATTGGGGATGCAGCGACCTTCTTGTGCAAACGTAGTTAGTGGGCAAAATACCTCCCGACATCTGTCGTGCActatatcatatatttcatcATTACTACATTTCCTGGACTTGATGATTTCTCCATCCTTGTACGCTGTACTGAGATTAAGGTCCACAAGAAGCCTTAGACTTGTCTTTCGTTCCCTGTTCCCCTTCTTAAAAAGCGTCCTTCTTTCACAAAAGAACTTGCTCATATCCACCCCATTGCACTTTGCACAATGCTCGTTTCTGTACATGGTTccatatttatcaaaaacaatgtaataatgaCCTTGTTCACAAAAGCCAATAAGCTCCTCGACTGAATTATTTGCACAGGTTGAAATCGGTGGAACCAGCCAACAATTTCTTATCGAGGAGTTGACCATCGGT
The DNA window shown above is from Mya arenaria isolate MELC-2E11 chromosome 6, ASM2691426v1 and carries:
- the LOC128237928 gene encoding G-protein coupled receptor Mth2-like, which gives rise to MREAPMVNSSIRNCWLVPPISTCANNSVEELIGFCEQGHYYIVFDKYGTMYRNEHCAKCNGVDMSKFFCERRTLFKKGNRERKTSLRLLVDLNLSTAYKDGEIIKSRKCSNDEIYDIVHDRCREVFCPLTTFAQEGRCIPNTLNQNSREVDHMQQYSYSNNCTWAKLDPAEYMFINNSNVFILSTQETYNSSQFHQNGSDVFVCHSVNNTCVQCDSVHVKFNFDETEEYLSKIGLVISIISLLLTVFVYVTFSQLLNTPGKILLCLVVSLLLAQLFFLISSEVSSHPLACKILAIVDHYFFLAAFCWMNVIAFDLWKTFSSKFTAYSSSGSARKRLLFYSIYGWVTPLLIVGVALFLEFGQLDSIDTSQKPFYGRNICWISSRNSLIIFFLGPLALFKVFDITSFIFTAVYIARARKQGAVARRKKNTCSLLINIKLSLVMGLTWVFAFVANVANLQFMWYLFIIFNTLQGLFIAISFLCTRKFFRLVHEKYEILSSTFNFRQSTT